The following coding sequences are from one Paucidesulfovibrio gracilis DSM 16080 window:
- a CDS encoding UvrD-helicase domain-containing protein, with amino-acid sequence MDRFTADLHIHSRFSRATSKNLNIRGLAAWARVKGLDVLGTGDFTHPEWVAEMQEQLREDGRGLYVLKHPEGIGEQVPGLEQDPGGVTRFMLQTEISSIYKRGGQVRKIHNLVYMPSLEAVLRFNERLAQVGNLASDGRPILGLDSRDLLEMVLEADPMAFLVPAHIWTPWFALFGSKSGFNTVEECYGDLSRHIFAMETGLSSDPEMNWTWSALDRYRMISNSDAHSGEKLGRECNVFQGEISYEGIYRALRGEGLGHKFLGTVEFFPEEGKYHMDGHRKCGVVMDPQETAMRGGICPVCGKPVTRGVLARIADLADRNEPQRPKGQPGFVSLVPLKELLSEVVGVGPNSKKVHKRYLELMRAFGSELSVLRRTPLEDLRRMDPLLAEGVGRMREGQVMRKPGFDGEYGVISVFTPQERDRIKNGLFLPASPDADQEHPAPAEPAPVDTTQATPMAVRVADEAKRIHYNTAQRKAINAGPGPVLVVAGPGTGKTQTLMGRITRLLEAGQPPRRILVLTFTRRAAVELRERLQHTLGLDEDAPLPQAGTLHAMAFEYWRHAYGEEPVVIDENAAKSIFAEVNPELTGRDLDQAWKRYNLARETLDAPDPDLADPVARYTQQKASWNLADYTDLLDFLLEQTQGEAFERIHHHVLVDEVQDLSPLQIKLVTSLCHKDGTGFFAIGDPCQSIYGFRGAAGNAEELLRQRWSKIKTITLKDNYRSGQRILDAAHSLFPDQPRLRAHQDVDTALHIFHAPDGRREAAWISDRVKRLMGATSHSLTDSGAQGRYAPGDIAVLVRFRGLIPVIENALKRYGIPCATPETSAFWHEPRVADILCAAGRILGLSCNNGAEADNCLEFPERALAGGPDALRAHLEQTNGYDEFFWKSKPYRQLQQAYERRGGWAGLINWVHLQSDLETVRLSAEKVQVMTLHASKGLEFEVVFLPALEEGILPFAGTDMLTGKAEAKSSFVSDTAEEKRLLYVGMTRARRELYLSHAKQRQLFGRSLKPSMSRFLKPIPEDLLTHSVLTARKVRKERQISLLD; translated from the coding sequence ATGGATCGCTTTACCGCTGATTTGCACATCCATTCCCGGTTTTCGCGCGCCACAAGCAAGAACCTGAATATCCGAGGTCTTGCGGCCTGGGCGCGGGTCAAGGGGCTGGATGTTCTCGGTACCGGGGACTTCACCCATCCCGAATGGGTCGCCGAAATGCAGGAACAGCTCCGGGAAGACGGACGCGGCCTGTATGTACTCAAACATCCCGAGGGCATCGGCGAACAAGTGCCCGGCCTGGAACAGGATCCCGGCGGCGTAACCCGGTTCATGCTTCAGACGGAAATCAGCTCCATCTACAAGCGCGGCGGCCAGGTACGCAAAATCCACAACCTGGTCTACATGCCCAGTCTGGAAGCGGTGCTGCGCTTTAACGAACGACTCGCCCAGGTGGGCAACCTCGCTTCGGACGGCCGTCCCATCCTGGGGCTGGACTCCCGCGACCTGTTGGAAATGGTGCTGGAAGCCGATCCCATGGCCTTTCTCGTACCCGCCCACATCTGGACGCCCTGGTTCGCCCTGTTCGGCTCCAAGTCCGGCTTCAACACCGTGGAAGAGTGCTACGGCGACCTGAGCCGACACATCTTTGCCATGGAGACCGGCCTCTCCTCGGACCCGGAAATGAACTGGACCTGGAGCGCGCTGGACCGCTACCGCATGATCTCCAATTCCGACGCCCACTCCGGCGAAAAGCTGGGCCGCGAGTGCAACGTCTTTCAAGGCGAAATCTCCTATGAAGGCATTTACCGCGCCCTGCGCGGAGAAGGCCTGGGACACAAATTTCTCGGCACCGTGGAGTTCTTCCCGGAAGAGGGCAAATACCACATGGACGGCCACCGCAAGTGCGGCGTGGTCATGGACCCGCAGGAAACCGCCATGCGCGGCGGAATCTGCCCCGTGTGCGGCAAGCCCGTGACCCGCGGGGTGCTGGCACGCATCGCGGATCTGGCCGACCGGAACGAACCGCAACGCCCCAAGGGGCAGCCCGGTTTCGTTTCCCTGGTGCCGCTCAAGGAGCTGCTCAGCGAAGTCGTGGGCGTGGGACCGAACTCCAAAAAGGTCCACAAGCGCTACCTGGAACTCATGCGCGCCTTTGGCTCGGAATTGTCCGTGCTGCGCCGGACCCCGCTGGAAGATCTACGCCGCATGGACCCGCTCCTGGCCGAAGGTGTCGGCCGCATGCGTGAGGGCCAGGTCATGCGCAAACCCGGCTTTGACGGTGAATACGGCGTGATCTCCGTATTCACCCCCCAGGAACGGGACCGCATTAAAAACGGCCTGTTCCTTCCGGCCTCGCCCGATGCCGACCAGGAGCACCCGGCTCCCGCCGAGCCGGCACCGGTGGACACGACCCAGGCCACGCCCATGGCCGTGCGCGTTGCGGACGAAGCCAAACGCATTCATTATAACACGGCCCAGCGCAAAGCCATCAACGCCGGTCCCGGTCCTGTGCTCGTGGTGGCCGGACCCGGTACAGGCAAAACGCAAACCCTTATGGGACGCATCACCCGCCTGCTCGAAGCCGGGCAGCCGCCCCGACGCATTCTGGTGCTCACCTTCACCCGCCGGGCCGCCGTGGAACTGCGTGAACGCCTCCAGCACACCCTGGGCCTGGACGAAGACGCCCCCCTGCCCCAGGCCGGAACCCTGCATGCCATGGCCTTTGAATACTGGCGGCATGCCTATGGTGAAGAACCCGTTGTCATTGACGAAAATGCGGCCAAAAGCATCTTTGCGGAAGTGAACCCGGAACTGACGGGCCGCGACCTGGATCAGGCCTGGAAGCGGTACAACCTGGCCAGGGAAACCCTGGACGCTCCGGATCCCGACCTTGCCGACCCCGTGGCCCGCTACACCCAGCAAAAAGCCTCCTGGAATTTGGCCGACTACACGGACCTGCTCGATTTTTTGCTGGAACAAACTCAGGGCGAAGCCTTTGAACGCATCCACCACCATGTACTGGTGGATGAGGTTCAGGATCTCTCCCCCCTGCAGATTAAACTGGTGACCTCGCTCTGCCACAAGGACGGCACCGGCTTTTTCGCCATCGGCGACCCCTGCCAGTCCATCTACGGCTTTCGCGGTGCCGCCGGCAACGCCGAGGAACTGCTCCGCCAACGCTGGTCCAAAATCAAAACCATCACCCTCAAGGACAACTACCGCTCCGGCCAACGCATCCTGGATGCGGCCCACAGCCTGTTTCCGGATCAGCCACGTCTGCGGGCACACCAGGACGTGGACACGGCCCTGCACATTTTTCATGCGCCGGACGGCCGCCGCGAGGCCGCCTGGATCAGCGACCGCGTCAAACGGCTCATGGGCGCCACAAGCCACAGCCTCACCGACTCCGGCGCACAAGGGCGCTACGCCCCGGGCGACATCGCCGTGCTGGTGCGCTTCCGCGGGCTGATCCCGGTCATCGAAAACGCGCTCAAGCGGTACGGCATTCCCTGCGCCACCCCGGAGACCTCGGCCTTCTGGCATGAACCACGCGTGGCCGACATCCTCTGTGCGGCAGGCCGCATTCTCGGCCTGTCCTGCAACAATGGCGCGGAAGCGGACAATTGCCTGGAATTTCCTGAACGCGCCCTGGCCGGCGGACCCGACGCCTTACGCGCCCACCTGGAGCAAACCAACGGATATGATGAGTTTTTCTGGAAAAGCAAACCCTACCGCCAGTTGCAGCAGGCCTATGAACGACGTGGCGGCTGGGCCGGGCTGATCAACTGGGTCCATCTGCAAAGCGACCTGGAAACCGTGCGGCTTTCCGCGGAAAAGGTGCAGGTCATGACGCTGCACGCCTCCAAAGGACTTGAATTCGAAGTGGTTTTCCTACCCG